One Cytobacillus luteolus genomic region harbors:
- a CDS encoding P27 family phage terminase small subunit, which translates to MAVSIPNLKKQLMSRIDTNDLVQVEKVERYINLVNSIRRINRIIKSEGESITTENGPQRFTKAHPLIGERNKINSALLSIERSFDFELLNTTDYSADDLI; encoded by the coding sequence GTGGCGGTAAGTATTCCGAACCTCAAAAAACAACTAATGTCTAGGATTGATACCAATGATTTAGTTCAGGTTGAGAAAGTCGAAAGGTATATAAATCTAGTTAATTCCATTCGTAGGATTAATCGAATTATTAAAAGTGAAGGTGAATCCATAACCACAGAGAATGGACCGCAAAGATTTACTAAAGCGCATCCTTTGATTGGAGAGCGTAACAAAATTAACTCAGCATTATTAAGCATTGAAAGGTCATTTGACTTTGAATTATTAAATACAACAGACTACAGCGCAGATGATCTAATTTAA
- a CDS encoding primase-like DNA-binding domain-containing protein — protein sequence MNLLAEITRLNKRMVEVEKLLNVYQEPFAITEKFLNDKCELRNDLKVEAKHLYKVFIDWMESESITNACGSRTFYSNLRDLGYEVRKGTKNKVYVYGVAFKKQIVEGP from the coding sequence ATGAATTTATTAGCAGAAATCACACGATTAAACAAAAGAATGGTTGAAGTAGAGAAGTTGCTTAATGTGTACCAGGAGCCTTTCGCCATTACTGAGAAGTTTTTGAATGATAAATGTGAGCTGAGAAATGATCTAAAGGTTGAAGCTAAACATTTATATAAAGTGTTTATTGATTGGATGGAATCCGAGAGCATCACAAATGCTTGTGGATCTCGAACATTCTACTCCAACTTAAGGGATCTAGGATATGAGGTAAGAAAAGGGACCAAGAACAAAGTCTATGTTTATGGCGTTGCATTCAAGAAACAAATTGTGGAAGGTCCTTAA
- a CDS encoding replicative helicase loader/inhibitor, translating to MTKREVAKILTQISITYKNRFSCEDPKEKLDIWYEMLCDQDYEAVMRNLNQHIKTNRFVPTIAELRVPEQETGSRYNYEAIEDMRKLRRGELF from the coding sequence ATGACCAAACGAGAGGTAGCCAAAATACTTACACAAATATCTATTACTTACAAAAACAGGTTCAGTTGTGAAGATCCTAAAGAAAAGTTAGATATCTGGTATGAAATGTTATGTGATCAAGATTATGAAGCAGTTATGAGGAATCTTAACCAACACATTAAAACTAATCGCTTTGTTCCAACTATCGCAGAGCTTAGAGTACCAGAACAAGAGACTGGTTCTAGATACAACTATGAAGCTATTGAAGATATGAGGAAGTTAAGAAGAGGAGAATTGTTTTAA